In Listeria cossartiae subsp. cossartiae, the following proteins share a genomic window:
- a CDS encoding YdcF family protein, with product MIRLRKIFVILIAIGFIYLLIVAAFMFSGSRAKPSENANTVLILGARVNGDPAEPSSVLKERLDTAVAYLNENPTLKVIVSGGQGEDESASEASVMEEYLVNQGIARSRINVEDKSRRTEENLKYSKEKFNLGKTVIVTSDYHMYRALMLAKRQGVDASGLPAKTQSAGKYKKMMRETLSITYAWVFDR from the coding sequence ATGATACGCCTTAGAAAAATTTTTGTTATTTTAATCGCAATTGGATTTATATATTTGTTAATTGTAGCGGCATTTATGTTTAGTGGGTCAAGGGCAAAACCAAGTGAAAATGCGAATACGGTGCTGATTTTAGGTGCGCGAGTGAACGGGGATCCGGCAGAACCTTCGTCAGTATTAAAGGAAAGATTGGATACGGCTGTGGCTTATTTAAACGAAAATCCTACGTTAAAAGTCATTGTTAGCGGAGGTCAAGGTGAGGATGAAAGTGCCTCGGAAGCATCGGTTATGGAAGAATATTTAGTTAATCAAGGAATTGCTAGAAGCCGGATTAATGTGGAAGATAAATCAAGAAGAACGGAAGAAAACCTTAAATATAGTAAAGAGAAATTTAATTTAGGGAAAACGGTGATTGTAACGAGTGATTATCATATGTACCGCGCTTTAATGTTGGCGAAGCGCCAAGGTGTTGATGCGTCAGGGCTTCCAGCGAAAACACAATCAGCCGGTAAATATAAGAAAATGATGCGGGAAACTTTATCCATTACATATGCATGGGTTTTTGATCGATAA
- a CDS encoding VOC family protein, with protein sequence MVTRSKQIFINLPVKDLQATIAFFTELGYEFNPQFTDENATQMLIGENIFAMLLKEDFFQTFHKEGIADTTKAREVLITITQDSRQDVDNLVDHALKIGAKQAGETQDYDFMYSRSFLDLDNHLWEIAYLDESALK encoded by the coding sequence ATGGTAACACGCTCGAAGCAAATTTTTATTAACTTGCCTGTAAAAGATTTACAAGCAACCATCGCTTTTTTCACGGAACTTGGCTACGAATTCAACCCGCAATTCACAGACGAAAATGCTACCCAAATGCTCATCGGGGAAAATATTTTCGCCATGCTCTTGAAAGAAGATTTCTTCCAGACTTTCCATAAAGAAGGCATCGCTGACACAACAAAAGCACGCGAAGTCCTCATCACAATCACCCAAGATAGCCGCCAAGACGTCGACAATCTCGTCGATCATGCTCTGAAAATCGGCGCCAAACAAGCCGGAGAAACGCAAGACTATGATTTTATGTATAGCCGAAGTTTTCTCGATTTAGACAATCATCTATGGGAAATCGCTTATTTAGACGAATCCGCTTTAAAATAA
- a CDS encoding GyrI-like domain-containing protein — protein sequence MILQENKEIFGKKIRANNENFSPIAELWGEVMVEKPAGDIFAVYSNYASDYKGDYDLLVGTQGWDEENSAIIEAGAYLVFSVDNANHKGVEEAWQEIWERDSELKRAYRTDFEWYHTNGKIEVYISI from the coding sequence ATGATTTTACAAGAGAATAAAGAAATTTTTGGGAAAAAGATACGTGCAAATAATGAAAATTTTAGTCCGATTGCAGAGCTTTGGGGTGAAGTGATGGTAGAGAAGCCTGCTGGGGATATTTTTGCGGTGTATAGCAATTATGCAAGTGATTATAAAGGCGATTACGATTTGTTGGTCGGAACGCAAGGTTGGGATGAAGAGAATAGCGCAATAATCGAGGCAGGAGCGTATTTGGTGTTTTCTGTAGATAATGCCAATCATAAAGGTGTTGAGGAAGCTTGGCAGGAGATTTGGGAGCGGGACAGTGAATTAAAGCGCGCATATAGAACGGATTTTGAATGGTATCATACAAATGGGAAAATAGAGGTATACATTTCGATATAA
- a CDS encoding YxeA family protein encodes MKKIVIIIMSLVILIGIGFGAYYFKNANRLGADVSYVKITKDGEMGKKVSFNYSYTLPAYDETGKETEVTLSADKNLRKGAYLKIYSKKDKGVTSFEEVAEKEVPTKAAEKLK; translated from the coding sequence ATGAAAAAAATCGTTATTATTATTATGAGCTTAGTAATACTTATCGGGATCGGATTCGGAGCATATTACTTTAAAAACGCCAACCGCCTAGGAGCAGATGTTTCCTATGTTAAAATTACAAAAGACGGTGAAATGGGCAAAAAAGTAAGCTTCAACTATTCCTATACACTTCCAGCATATGATGAAACTGGCAAAGAAACAGAAGTGACTCTTTCTGCAGACAAAAACTTACGCAAAGGCGCCTATTTGAAAATCTACAGCAAAAAGGACAAAGGCGTAACGTCATTTGAAGAAGTCGCAGAAAAAGAAGTCCCAACTAAAGCAGCTGAAAAACTGAAATAG
- a CDS encoding helix-turn-helix transcriptional regulator gives MKLERILAILVMILERKVLASELAEKFEVSTRTIYRDMETLLYAGFPVVSLPGKNGGFTMLDTYKLATFTFSEAEKQILLEALEARSEFMLNDSQETLREKITLLQTDKPASNHIFFDSATQHRRQIEAEVKRKIAYIQKAFTTNKQLKISYIAMSGTETEREISPQKLNLMDGSWYLEAYCHKRAAVRHFKLTRITALKEMDKAIMEIAEIKYQPGEMERIVLEFPKNQLGKLLDYFLWEEMETGEDYVRVTFLYDLERQIIPFLLMFGSAVRILEPASLQKEYKAEVEKLYFNLNC, from the coding sequence ATGAAATTAGAGCGGATTTTAGCGATATTGGTTATGATTTTGGAACGAAAAGTGCTGGCAAGTGAGCTGGCTGAAAAATTTGAAGTAAGCACGCGGACGATTTACCGTGATATGGAGACACTTTTGTACGCGGGATTTCCAGTCGTTTCTTTGCCGGGCAAAAATGGCGGATTCACGATGCTTGATACGTATAAATTAGCGACATTTACTTTTTCGGAGGCAGAAAAACAGATTTTGTTGGAAGCGTTAGAGGCGCGGTCGGAGTTTATGTTGAATGATAGCCAAGAAACGCTGCGAGAGAAAATCACCTTGTTGCAAACGGATAAGCCGGCAAGCAATCATATTTTCTTTGATTCCGCGACACAACATCGCCGCCAAATTGAAGCAGAAGTGAAGCGGAAAATTGCCTACATTCAAAAAGCATTTACAACTAATAAACAACTGAAAATTAGTTATATCGCCATGAGTGGTACAGAAACGGAGCGCGAAATTTCACCGCAGAAGCTAAACTTAATGGATGGTAGTTGGTATTTAGAAGCTTATTGCCATAAAAGAGCAGCGGTACGTCATTTTAAATTAACTCGGATAACCGCTTTGAAAGAAATGGATAAGGCAATTATGGAAATAGCGGAAATCAAGTATCAGCCCGGAGAAATGGAAAGAATCGTTTTGGAATTCCCGAAAAATCAGCTCGGGAAATTGTTGGATTATTTTTTGTGGGAAGAAATGGAAACAGGGGAAGACTATGTACGTGTGACTTTTCTCTATGATTTAGAGCGGCAAATAATTCCATTTTTACTGATGTTTGGTAGTGCTGTGAGAATTTTAGAGCCGGCATCGCTTCAAAAAGAATATAAAGCGGAAGTGGAAAAACTTTATTTTAATTTGAATTGTTGA
- a CDS encoding internalin N-terminal domain-containing protein — protein sequence MKNLCKVFLVISMIIVGVISFKTIDVSADVTDIYPLPARIIDVFPDENLAEDMVENFDKTDVTDVITQDDVDAVTSLGLGYFSDYLTDEDLQMLGNAYFTNVNNIMIYPTQTMFTGFPDLPTLPKLDTLRAEWGQLSEIPPANITVPDYQNYPELTYLDFNNRTIVGGLPDFSNIPKLETLLMSSCGLASEDIPDFTNLKNLQKVNFQTNQFRTEMTDFTHLDSLVSMDLSYNYLNVLPPTIVDKVIVLGQIGTLPDQNVVFGEDTNITLPIYTQLDDLSRISGFQEVWIRDSNEQEVYNSAKVDYDEVTKQIIVPTSSLDKGEYTIGIDFNGIEPYVDEGEVMSYSVKITIN from the coding sequence ATGAAAAACCTATGTAAAGTATTTCTAGTAATTAGTATGATTATTGTTGGCGTTATTTCTTTTAAAACAATCGATGTAAGTGCGGACGTGACAGATATTTACCCATTACCAGCTAGAATAATTGATGTTTTTCCAGATGAAAATTTAGCAGAAGATATGGTGGAGAACTTTGATAAAACAGATGTGACAGACGTAATCACGCAAGATGACGTAGATGCCGTGACATCTTTAGGATTGGGCTATTTTAGCGATTATCTAACGGACGAAGATTTGCAAATGTTAGGAAATGCTTACTTTACTAATGTAAACAACATCATGATTTATCCAACGCAAACCATGTTTACAGGTTTTCCCGATTTACCAACCTTGCCTAAATTAGATACTTTAAGGGCAGAATGGGGCCAATTATCCGAAATCCCACCTGCAAACATTACAGTACCTGATTATCAAAACTACCCAGAATTAACGTATCTTGATTTTAATAATAGAACCATCGTTGGCGGCTTACCAGATTTTTCTAATATTCCTAAGTTAGAAACCTTGTTGATGAGCAGTTGTGGACTCGCTTCAGAAGACATTCCAGATTTTACCAACTTGAAAAATTTGCAGAAAGTAAATTTCCAAACGAATCAATTCAGAACAGAAATGACGGATTTCACTCATTTGGATAGTTTGGTAAGTATGGATTTAAGTTATAATTATTTAAATGTGTTGCCACCAACCATTGTGGATAAAGTAATCGTACTAGGTCAAATTGGAACTTTGCCGGATCAAAATGTTGTTTTTGGTGAGGATACAAATATTACGTTGCCAATTTATACGCAACTGGATGATTTAAGCCGAATTAGTGGTTTTCAAGAAGTTTGGATTCGTGATTCAAATGAGCAAGAAGTATATAACTCAGCAAAAGTGGATTACGACGAAGTGACGAAGCAAATTATCGTACCGACAAGTAGCCTTGATAAAGGCGAATATACCATTGGGATTGATTTTAACGGCATAGAGCCTTATGTAGACGAAGGCGAAGTTATGAGTTACTCGGTAAAAATAACGATTAATTAA
- a CDS encoding TIM-barrel domain-containing protein, translating to MKKGMKQVCVSLAVIPLVWLNLGITQPLQVEVKAEETKKKEVKKEANTEAAKQLSKEEYAKLSAEEGLGNVLEATVTDNVVTLKIDNGNEAEDDYLEISPLANNLLKVNLRPRNIENSESTPMIDPNATFTAIGATIDLDADPMIISTEECTLEISKQPARMTFKDKDGKTLLSESADGGIFDGGVRFKRGASDHVYGAYGISFSDGDLGMERDNTAADSSKTAQAGQQGNAGGPFMWSTAGYGLLVDSDGGYPYSVSDEEKLEFYYGDTVVEGRRYVKENVEMYLMSGEPETIMSSYADVTGHTPMMPKWSLGFSNFEWGTNEAEFRKNIDTYRAKGIPIDSFAFDYDWKFYGDPTYGGDCGEFAWNTDNFPSAADTTLKSDMDALGVKMIGITKPRVVTTLQDGTETQQGKDAEANGYWYPGQEAYEDYAFPVMVRSIDPYNPDERNWWWSHSEDALDKGIVGWWNDETDKVSSNGADYWFGNFTTGFTSEAMYEGQREYTNERVWQTGRTYYPGAQRYSTSIWSGDIGVQWKKGEVIDWANGMQEQPSTMLSTINLGQTKWGMDTGGFNANSGQVLNPDPELYSRWMEFSSLVPVFRTHGNDNQQRQPWYYGGTAEEIAKSAMTWRYSMIPYMYAYERQAYDSGVGLVQPLTFDNPTDENVVNLTDEWMFGDAILAAPVLEEGAGSRDIYLPAGTWIDYNRGDVYDGNQTINYEVNDEDWTDVPMFVKQGAIIPMQQPQNYVGESAVKTVYLDTFASEKDTSFTHYDDDGKSFDYEKDTYLKQKMTTSNTADATTFTIGAKEGSFEADTENYIVKLHGNAAENVQVNGTDSKVYDDLSALENADGGGYAVGSDIYGAVTYVKVPAQASEDTVIKTSGSIKVDQSGTYEMENGSSFAATVADKPVTEKTYVDGYDTDGAGTTIYANVKDSGDYNVDLTYKNASSEDQALSIFVNGEYVKQTTLKPATEWTVASETLPLSAGKNSISYKVVTDAGDKADQVSLDKVTTGFTPTVAKVEAEEASLAGTLKVANDHWFYSGEGFVGGFGTAGDEIKFEIDVPADGEYVLNTRTANGTGMPQTLDLYTNGDYNSRVTFPSKGENWNIWSDTETAVKLKAGTNKITFLLDGESTGNINMDRILVSAEPINSPVQSEVNLLDNGGFERDAAATTNWIESHPDGQDKAYGIDSGSGVNPPESPAFGKQSAYFYLPGAYKQTLSQQIAVPTNNANYDVEAWVKVSEDDAAKAQMTVNNFDGSDGKTIDLVADNVWHYVTIKDVKVTTGNINTSFQMDSPGGTSIHMDNVRVMPSAQ from the coding sequence ATGAAAAAAGGTATGAAGCAAGTTTGCGTCAGTTTAGCAGTCATCCCGCTTGTCTGGCTGAATTTAGGTATAACTCAGCCGTTACAAGTGGAAGTAAAAGCAGAAGAAACGAAGAAAAAAGAAGTGAAGAAAGAAGCAAATACAGAAGCTGCGAAACAACTGAGTAAAGAAGAATATGCGAAATTAAGTGCGGAGGAAGGGCTTGGTAACGTACTTGAAGCGACTGTAACAGATAATGTGGTTACGCTCAAAATTGATAATGGCAACGAAGCAGAGGACGATTATTTAGAAATTTCTCCACTAGCAAATAATTTACTTAAAGTGAATTTGCGACCTCGAAATATCGAAAATAGCGAATCAACACCGATGATTGATCCTAATGCAACCTTTACTGCGATTGGAGCAACGATTGATTTGGACGCTGATCCGATGATTATTTCGACGGAGGAATGTACGCTTGAAATTTCCAAACAGCCAGCACGAATGACTTTCAAAGACAAGGACGGTAAAACGTTATTGTCTGAATCTGCTGATGGCGGGATTTTTGATGGTGGTGTTCGGTTTAAACGTGGCGCTTCTGACCATGTCTACGGCGCTTATGGTATTAGTTTTAGCGACGGGGATCTTGGGATGGAACGTGATAACACTGCGGCGGATAGTAGCAAAACAGCACAAGCGGGGCAACAAGGTAATGCAGGTGGTCCGTTTATGTGGTCGACAGCGGGATATGGTTTGCTAGTAGATAGTGATGGCGGATATCCGTATTCCGTTTCAGATGAAGAAAAATTGGAGTTTTATTATGGCGATACTGTAGTTGAAGGGCGCCGTTATGTGAAAGAAAATGTGGAGATGTATTTAATGTCTGGTGAGCCAGAAACGATTATGTCTTCGTATGCGGATGTAACTGGGCACACACCAATGATGCCAAAATGGTCGCTAGGTTTTTCTAATTTCGAATGGGGCACAAATGAAGCGGAATTTAGAAAAAATATAGATACGTATCGTGCAAAAGGTATCCCAATTGATTCCTTCGCATTTGATTATGATTGGAAATTTTACGGCGATCCAACGTACGGCGGGGACTGCGGCGAATTTGCTTGGAATACTGACAATTTCCCGTCAGCAGCAGATACAACGTTAAAAAGTGATATGGATGCACTAGGCGTGAAAATGATTGGGATTACGAAGCCGCGTGTGGTAACTACTTTGCAAGACGGGACGGAAACGCAACAAGGCAAGGACGCGGAAGCAAATGGTTACTGGTATCCAGGGCAAGAAGCTTATGAAGATTATGCTTTCCCGGTAATGGTTAGAAGTATTGATCCGTATAATCCAGATGAACGCAATTGGTGGTGGTCCCATTCGGAAGATGCACTAGATAAAGGAATCGTTGGTTGGTGGAATGATGAAACTGACAAAGTATCCTCAAATGGTGCAGATTATTGGTTTGGGAATTTCACGACTGGCTTCACATCAGAAGCAATGTACGAAGGGCAAAGAGAATATACGAATGAACGTGTTTGGCAAACTGGAAGAACTTATTATCCAGGAGCACAACGTTATTCTACCTCGATTTGGTCCGGGGATATTGGCGTACAATGGAAAAAAGGGGAAGTAATCGACTGGGCCAATGGGATGCAAGAACAACCTAGTACGATGCTGTCCACTATCAACCTTGGCCAAACAAAATGGGGAATGGATACAGGTGGCTTTAATGCGAATTCTGGACAAGTTTTAAATCCTGATCCGGAACTATATAGCCGCTGGATGGAATTTAGCTCCCTTGTTCCCGTTTTCCGTACCCATGGGAATGACAACCAACAACGGCAACCTTGGTATTACGGTGGGACGGCAGAAGAGATTGCTAAAAGTGCGATGACTTGGCGCTATTCGATGATTCCATACATGTACGCCTATGAACGCCAAGCTTATGATTCTGGCGTTGGTCTCGTTCAGCCGCTTACTTTTGATAATCCTACCGATGAAAATGTAGTGAATTTGACGGATGAATGGATGTTTGGGGATGCGATTTTAGCAGCGCCAGTTTTAGAAGAAGGAGCAGGTTCGCGAGATATTTATTTACCTGCTGGAACGTGGATTGATTATAATCGCGGCGATGTTTATGATGGCAACCAAACCATTAATTATGAAGTAAATGATGAAGACTGGACGGACGTACCGATGTTTGTTAAGCAAGGCGCGATTATACCAATGCAACAACCGCAAAATTATGTTGGCGAATCCGCAGTTAAAACAGTTTACTTGGACACTTTTGCATCAGAAAAAGATACTTCCTTTACACATTATGACGATGACGGGAAATCTTTTGATTACGAAAAAGATACCTATTTAAAACAAAAGATGACCACTTCTAATACAGCCGACGCTACTACGTTTACCATTGGTGCAAAAGAAGGCAGTTTTGAAGCAGATACAGAAAACTACATTGTCAAACTTCATGGAAATGCTGCTGAAAATGTGCAAGTAAATGGCACGGACAGTAAAGTATACGACGATTTATCCGCACTCGAAAATGCAGATGGCGGCGGGTATGCAGTCGGAAGCGATATATACGGAGCAGTAACTTATGTCAAAGTACCTGCTCAAGCAAGCGAAGACACGGTTATTAAAACATCTGGTTCGATAAAAGTTGACCAATCCGGCACATACGAAATGGAAAATGGCTCTAGTTTTGCAGCGACGGTTGCTGATAAACCAGTCACAGAAAAAACGTATGTAGATGGCTATGATACAGATGGCGCGGGAACAACTATTTATGCAAACGTCAAAGACTCTGGCGACTATAACGTTGATTTAACGTATAAAAATGCATCTAGTGAGGACCAAGCCCTAAGTATTTTCGTCAACGGAGAATATGTGAAACAAACTACATTGAAACCAGCGACAGAATGGACAGTTGCATCCGAAACATTACCTCTTTCAGCTGGAAAAAATAGTATTTCGTATAAAGTAGTGACAGATGCTGGTGACAAAGCGGATCAAGTTTCACTAGATAAGGTTACCACTGGTTTTACGCCAACTGTAGCAAAAGTGGAAGCCGAAGAAGCAAGTCTCGCAGGCACTTTAAAAGTAGCAAATGATCACTGGTTTTATAGTGGAGAAGGTTTTGTCGGCGGATTTGGAACAGCAGGAGATGAAATCAAATTTGAAATAGATGTACCGGCAGACGGTGAATATGTGTTAAATACACGTACGGCTAACGGAACTGGTATGCCGCAAACGCTTGATTTATACACAAATGGCGATTACAACTCGCGCGTAACATTCCCTTCTAAAGGCGAAAACTGGAATATCTGGTCAGATACAGAAACAGCAGTGAAATTAAAAGCAGGTACGAATAAAATTACATTCTTACTGGACGGAGAATCGACGGGGAATATTAATATGGATAGAATTCTAGTTTCCGCTGAACCGATTAATTCTCCTGTTCAATCAGAAGTGAATTTACTTGATAATGGTGGATTTGAACGTGACGCTGCAGCAACAACAAATTGGATAGAGTCGCATCCAGACGGTCAGGACAAGGCTTATGGCATTGATAGTGGCTCAGGTGTAAATCCTCCAGAATCACCAGCATTTGGTAAACAGAGCGCTTATTTCTATTTACCAGGGGCGTATAAACAAACTTTATCGCAACAAATAGCTGTTCCAACGAATAACGCTAATTATGACGTCGAAGCATGGGTCAAAGTAAGTGAAGACGACGCAGCCAAAGCGCAAATGACTGTCAATAATTTTGATGGTAGCGACGGGAAAACAATTGACTTGGTGGCGGATAATGTTTGGCATTATGTAACGATTAAAGATGTTAAAGTCACAACTGGCAATATAAATACAAGTTTCCAAATGGATTCTCCAGGTGGAACAAGTATTCATATGGATAATGTGCGGGTTATGCCATCTGCGCAATAA
- a CDS encoding ClbS/DfsB family four-helix bundle protein, producing the protein MARPKNKAELLQQSAEKYQQLNDLIDSIPKESQQMAFPFEDRDKNIRDVLVHLHEWHKMALDWYRIGMSGEKPFMPAEGYTWKTTPELNLVIWQKYQTTDLERARELLNETHNKEMILIAGHSNEELFTKKYYKWTNTTSLGAIFISSTSSHYDWAMKKIRKFKKAAGIK; encoded by the coding sequence ATGGCTAGACCAAAGAATAAAGCGGAATTGTTGCAACAAAGTGCGGAAAAGTATCAACAGTTGAATGATTTAATTGATTCTATTCCTAAAGAATCGCAGCAGATGGCGTTTCCGTTTGAGGACAGGGATAAGAATATACGCGATGTTTTAGTGCATTTGCATGAATGGCATAAGATGGCGCTCGACTGGTACCGGATTGGTATGAGCGGCGAGAAGCCATTTATGCCGGCAGAAGGGTATACTTGGAAAACGACGCCGGAACTTAATTTGGTTATTTGGCAGAAGTATCAAACAACCGATTTGGAGCGTGCAAGGGAATTACTGAATGAAACCCACAATAAAGAAATGATTTTAATTGCTGGACATTCGAACGAAGAATTATTTACAAAGAAATATTATAAATGGACGAATACGACTTCGCTTGGTGCTATTTTTATTTCAAGCACATCGAGCCATTATGACTGGGCAATGAAGAAAATACGGAAATTTAAAAAAGCCGCTGGAATCAAATGA
- the licT gene encoding BglG family transcription antiterminator LicT, which produces MIIKKILNNNVVIAEGKSGKESVVMGRGLAFQKKIGDEVEVANIEKTFVMETHELSEKLSELLSEIPLKHLRVADDVVQYAQETLETDLSDNIYLTLTDHINFAVSRYNQGINLKNALLWEIKRFYHAEYLVGMKALDFIEQEVGIRLDEDEAGFIALHIVNARQDGQQMHMTVAMTQIVQDILSIVTYHYGMVLDETSLNYTRFITHLQYFAQRLLRKEIVDSGDDFLYEQVQLKYPEAFKCTKKIDAYLINTHHTELTRDERVYLTIHIYRVTERNTIIKKED; this is translated from the coding sequence ATGATTATCAAAAAAATACTGAATAACAATGTTGTAATCGCCGAGGGTAAAAGTGGCAAGGAGTCTGTAGTGATGGGCCGTGGTCTTGCTTTTCAAAAGAAGATTGGAGATGAGGTGGAGGTAGCCAATATTGAAAAAACATTCGTAATGGAAACACATGAACTTTCAGAAAAGCTCTCTGAATTACTTAGCGAGATACCACTGAAACATTTACGTGTTGCGGATGATGTTGTCCAGTATGCGCAAGAAACGCTGGAAACAGATTTAAGTGACAATATTTATTTGACTCTCACGGACCATATTAATTTCGCAGTGTCACGGTATAATCAAGGTATCAACTTGAAAAACGCACTATTGTGGGAAATAAAACGATTTTATCATGCGGAATATTTAGTTGGCATGAAGGCTTTAGATTTTATCGAGCAAGAAGTTGGTATTCGCTTGGATGAAGATGAGGCTGGTTTTATCGCACTTCACATTGTAAACGCTAGACAAGACGGACAACAAATGCACATGACAGTAGCAATGACCCAAATTGTTCAAGATATTTTAAGTATCGTTACGTATCACTATGGCATGGTTTTAGATGAAACTTCACTGAACTACACACGCTTTATTACACATTTACAGTATTTCGCACAACGTTTACTTCGAAAAGAAATTGTCGATTCCGGCGATGACTTTTTATACGAACAAGTGCAACTCAAGTACCCCGAAGCTTTTAAATGCACGAAAAAAATTGATGCATATTTAATTAATACGCATCATACAGAATTAACAAGAGACGAACGTGTCTACCTTACAATTCATATTTATCGCGTCACAGAACGTAATACGATAATTAAAAAGGAAGACTAA